The sequence TGTTTTGTACATCTGCACGCCGAATAATCCTACAGGCGTGATGCCGACGGAAGCAGACTTGTTGGCACTAATTGTGAAAGCGGGGGAAGCGAATTGTGAAGTCGTCCTCGATGAAGCGTTTATTGATTTTATTGATGAGGCAAAGTCGTTCATTCATAAAGTGAGTGAGTTTCCGCATTGTGTTGTCGTTCGCTCAATGACGAAAATGTATGCAATTCCTGGAATTCGACTAGGGTATGCAGTCGCTCATTCGGCTGTCATTACGGAATTGAAATCACGTGCACCCCATTGGAATGTGAATAGCGTGGCGGCGAAGATTGGTGCGACTTGTCTTGATGAAGAAGCGTATCGCGGGCGGGCGATCCGTCATGCTGCTGAACAGCGGGAGAACATGACGGCTTTTCTTAAAAGCTATGGTTGCACCGTTACGGATTCGCTTGCGAACTACTTGTCGTTTCGGTTAAGGGACGGGTTGGATGCGAGAGAGCTTTATGCGCATATGCTTAGGCGCGGAATTGTACTTCGACATTCCGAGAATTTCGTCGGAATGGACGGACGCTGGCTGCGGATTGGCATGAAGAGTGCGTTGGAATTGGACCTGTTGAAACGTGAGCTGGCGGACTGGTTTAGCGAGAGGTGAAACTGGTATTTTACGGTTTTGCTAGCGGTTATGGACTTCTGCAGGCAGTTATGGACTTTTAGGAGTAGCTTTGGACTTTTGCGAGCGACTTTGGAGTTGTAGCGAGAGTTATGGACTTTTGAGTAGGTATGTACGTTTAGAAGACATTGGAGTTATTTGGAGTTTTGCAAGCGATTATGGACTTTTAGGAGTGGCTTTGGAGTTTTAGGAGCGACTTTGGAGTTTTGCAGGCAGTTTTGGACTTTTGCATGAAGATTTGCGGGTGAATCAGCTGAAAGGGAGGCGATGGGATGCGTGGGATGATGACGTTTATTAGTGGCGGTGTGCGTAGCGGGAAAAGTTCATTTGCGGAGCGATTGCTTGTGGAAGGCGCGGATCAGACGGATGGACGGCTTGTCTATATCGCTTCCGGGCGAGCGGTCGACCAGGAGATGCAGGAGCGGATTGATCAGCACAAAACGGATCGCGCGGACGAGAGTTGGTTGACGATTGAACAGCCCGTGGCGCTTGAAGAAGTCCTCCCTTTCATCGAGCCGGGCGATTATGTGTTATGGGATTGCCTGACGACGTGGCTCGCAAATGAGATGTACGAAGAGATTGAACATACATATTGTGTGCATGTGGAAGCGTGCATGCGCAAAAAGGCGACACAACTAATGGGAACTGTGGCGGCGATAAGTGAAAAAGCAGCGCAGTTCGTCATCGTATCGAATGAAGTGCTCGATGAGTTGCCATCGGTTTATGAAGAGACGCGCATGTATAGCGAATGGATCGGATTGCTGCATCAAGCGCTTGTCGCGGTTGCGGATGATGCGATCGAGATGGATTCGGGCATGCCGCTGTACTGGAAAAGAGAAGGGCAGGTGGCTATGCGATGAAAGGGATTATGGTGATGGGAACGGCTTCTGACGTCGGAAAAAC is a genomic window of Sporosarcina oncorhynchi containing:
- a CDS encoding bifunctional adenosylcobinamide kinase/adenosylcobinamide-phosphate guanylyltransferase; this translates as MRGMMTFISGGVRSGKSSFAERLLVEGADQTDGRLVYIASGRAVDQEMQERIDQHKTDRADESWLTIEQPVALEEVLPFIEPGDYVLWDCLTTWLANEMYEEIEHTYCVHVEACMRKKATQLMGTVAAISEKAAQFVIVSNEVLDELPSVYEETRMYSEWIGLLHQALVAVADDAIEMDSGMPLYWKREGQVAMR
- a CDS encoding pyridoxal phosphate-dependent aminotransferase, whose product is MQLPEHGANPRHVYAGVGIEPPAQIVDLSENCNPEGPPQSVLDSWAKLANDLHRYPDASGEPFLSRVTAYHGVSVESIIVGNGAAEILSLIAGRYRGKRAIVVHPTFSEYEATLRANDVEIERVIALEADGFALPVDVIEQKLAIASVLYICTPNNPTGVMPTEADLLALIVKAGEANCEVVLDEAFIDFIDEAKSFIHKVSEFPHCVVVRSMTKMYAIPGIRLGYAVAHSAVITELKSRAPHWNVNSVAAKIGATCLDEEAYRGRAIRHAAEQRENMTAFLKSYGCTVTDSLANYLSFRLRDGLDARELYAHMLRRGIVLRHSENFVGMDGRWLRIGMKSALELDLLKRELADWFSER